A genome region from Tolypothrix sp. PCC 7712 includes the following:
- the csx7 gene encoding CRISPR-associated RAMP protein Csx7, producing the protein MFDTFKNRLEITGKLTTITALRISAGRSSEPIGSDLPVIKDSLGNPLIPGSSFKGAMRSRLESFLRGINPNLAANPAIEAEWSITSQAIKQLKEDYYNDEAFTQELIAQTDLTSLVFGSPWIASKFQVRDLTVVPDTWFGQYQERDGVAIDRDTETAADGKLYDFQVVPAGTQFEFKAVVENAEDYELGLLMIGLHQFETEQIPLGGGRSRGLGVVKLDIDKMTWIDVDNNPEKLLKYLQTLVNEDTSDTSIYEDGKPFKNTWTQDLINHLSDKLAENSTQSIPSGG; encoded by the coding sequence ATGTTTGACACATTCAAAAATCGCTTAGAAATTACAGGTAAACTCACAACAATTACAGCACTACGCATTAGCGCAGGTCGTTCGAGTGAACCCATAGGTTCAGATTTACCTGTAATTAAAGATAGCTTGGGTAATCCATTAATACCAGGTTCTAGCTTTAAGGGTGCAATGCGATCGCGTCTCGAAAGTTTTCTCAGAGGTATCAATCCTAATTTAGCCGCAAATCCCGCTATAGAAGCCGAATGGTCAATTACTTCCCAGGCAATAAAACAATTAAAAGAGGATTATTATAACGATGAGGCTTTCACTCAAGAACTGATCGCGCAAACAGATTTAACTTCTCTGGTATTTGGTTCACCCTGGATTGCTAGCAAATTCCAAGTCAGAGATTTAACTGTAGTCCCTGATACTTGGTTTGGACAATACCAAGAAAGAGATGGGGTAGCTATTGATAGAGACACCGAAACCGCAGCAGATGGGAAACTCTACGATTTTCAAGTTGTACCAGCAGGAACGCAGTTTGAGTTTAAAGCGGTGGTAGAAAACGCTGAGGATTATGAACTGGGACTGTTGATGATTGGGTTACATCAGTTTGAGACAGAACAAATACCTCTGGGTGGAGGGCGATCGCGTGGCTTGGGTGTGGTTAAACTAGATATTGACAAAATGACATGGATTGATGTTGACAACAACCCAGAAAAGTTGTTGAAATATTTGCAAACATTGGTAAATGAAGATACTAGTGATACATCAATCTATGAAGATGGGAAGCCGTTTAAAAATACTTGGACACAGGATTTGATAAATCATTTGAGTGACAAGTTAGCTGAAAATTCCACCCAATCAATTCCTTCAGGAGGGTAA
- a CDS encoding putative CRISPR-associated protein, whose amino-acid sequence MHRFVVSTVGTSLLSNQIRLKDPKNWQVMIDKTANWTEDKIQKYEPDVIDIIVELKNRAEEKLYDGNILNIREASAELNGIYGLYQEQINQGKQDVHFLISSDTYQSKMTSEILQLFLIKQGINISITTPAGFTTASDEAFTQGIDELLNWFEETITGYKESGYEICFNLVGGFKAIQGFVNTIGMFYSDSIIYIFEGSNEIITIPRLPIKIDISVIKPIQFALMAEGAWINISELQGIPETLIFAVDEKVILTSWGRLIWNRSKEDFLSEDLLIFPKIKYETSFEKDYKKITDKKERLKLQETIAKVSYLLVKYNGDIAPLKGDGGVQLETYTNTVIDHFRVTLSLRVSCKIVGSNLSLRYYGTHAHVERSEGIKSR is encoded by the coding sequence ATGCACCGCTTCGTTGTATCAACTGTTGGCACAAGTTTACTGTCTAACCAGATTCGCCTGAAAGACCCAAAAAATTGGCAGGTAATGATTGATAAGACTGCTAACTGGACTGAGGATAAAATTCAAAAATATGAGCCGGATGTTATTGATATTATTGTAGAACTAAAAAATAGAGCAGAGGAGAAATTATATGATGGTAATATATTAAATATTAGAGAAGCTAGTGCAGAGCTAAACGGCATTTATGGATTGTATCAAGAACAAATAAACCAAGGAAAGCAAGATGTACATTTTTTGATTTCTAGCGATACTTATCAAAGTAAAATGACCTCAGAAATCTTACAACTATTTCTAATTAAACAAGGAATAAATATTTCTATAACCACACCAGCAGGTTTTACAACCGCTAGTGATGAGGCATTTACACAAGGAATTGACGAACTTTTAAATTGGTTTGAAGAAACAATTACTGGTTATAAAGAAAGTGGCTATGAAATTTGCTTTAATTTAGTAGGTGGTTTCAAGGCTATACAAGGATTTGTTAATACTATTGGCATGTTTTATTCCGATAGTATTATTTACATATTTGAAGGGAGTAATGAAATTATTACTATTCCTCGTTTGCCTATCAAAATTGATATTTCAGTGATTAAACCTATTCAATTTGCACTAATGGCAGAAGGAGCATGGATTAATATATCTGAACTTCAGGGAATCCCAGAAACTCTGATATTTGCAGTTGATGAGAAAGTAATATTAACTAGCTGGGGTAGATTAATTTGGAATCGTAGTAAAGAAGATTTTCTATCTGAAGATTTGTTAATTTTCCCCAAAATAAAGTATGAGACTTCTTTTGAAAAAGACTACAAGAAGATAACAGATAAAAAAGAAAGATTGAAATTGCAGGAAACTATCGCTAAAGTATCATATCTTCTTGTTAAATATAATGGTGATATAGCTCCGCTTAAAGGTGATGGTGGTGTACAACTAGAAACTTACACAAATACCGTCATTGACCATTTTCGCGTTACTCTCAGCCTCCGAGTTAGTTGCAAAATCGTAGGGAGTAATTTGTCATTGCGATATTACGGTACTCATGCTCATGTTGAACGAAGTGAAGGAATTAAAAGCAGATAA
- a CDS encoding RAMP superfamily CRISPR-associated protein — protein sequence MHKRFVNHCTIDLTLIPDGPMLIKSGKEGADPTKPDMEFVETYHAGGRSIYLPGSSLKGAIRAHAERIVRTVGEDKPNSKKLPWANDPLSDKYNYLENKSAPDIYKLSSFTDQIFGNTSIASRLRIEDAYPDKSQPLKIEERNGVAIDRVFGSVAVGPFNYQVCTAGEFKTKIHLKNFTLSQLGLIGLVLRDLDDGWFGLGFAKSRGLGTVQVKLNQATVQYPGCVLSEDKRQIQAIGSQKQWNHTYLLGAGEFLEIHEARTYGFLKENSTEDRQDTPVAATSMDLGFGVQLTWRDGTVTDLFERAVKSWSGLLGVSR from the coding sequence ATGCACAAAAGATTTGTTAACCATTGTACTATTGATTTAACCCTAATTCCTGACGGGCCGATGTTGATTAAATCGGGTAAGGAAGGAGCCGATCCGACTAAGCCGGATATGGAATTTGTGGAAACATATCATGCTGGTGGGCGTTCTATATATTTACCTGGAAGTAGTTTAAAAGGTGCAATTCGCGCCCATGCTGAAAGAATTGTTAGGACTGTAGGCGAAGATAAACCTAACTCTAAAAAATTACCTTGGGCTAACGATCCGTTAAGCGATAAGTACAATTATCTGGAGAATAAATCAGCACCAGATATTTACAAATTATCTAGTTTTACTGACCAAATATTTGGTAATACTTCCATTGCTAGTAGATTGAGAATTGAAGATGCTTATCCAGATAAGTCTCAGCCTCTGAAAATTGAAGAACGGAATGGTGTCGCAATTGATAGGGTTTTTGGTTCAGTAGCTGTGGGGCCTTTTAATTATCAAGTTTGTACGGCTGGGGAATTTAAAACAAAAATTCACCTTAAAAACTTTACTCTCTCCCAATTAGGTTTAATTGGTTTAGTCTTGCGCGATTTAGATGACGGTTGGTTTGGTTTAGGGTTTGCGAAATCTCGCGGTTTGGGTACTGTACAGGTGAAATTGAATCAAGCAACTGTGCAATATCCTGGTTGTGTTTTATCGGAAGATAAACGCCAAATTCAGGCTATTGGTAGTCAAAAACAATGGAACCATACTTATCTCTTAGGTGCGGGAGAATTTTTAGAAATCCATGAAGCAAGAACCTATGGTTTTCTAAAAGAAAATAGTACAGAAGATAGACAAGATACACCAGTAGCAGCAACATCAATGGATTTAGGTTTTGGTGTGCAACTTACTTGGCGAGATGGTACAGTAACAGATTTATTTGAACGTGCTGTTAAATCTTGGAGTGGTTTATTAGGGGTATCAAGATGA